A region from the Inhella inkyongensis genome encodes:
- a CDS encoding MBL fold metallo-hydrolase, whose protein sequence is MLRYQTLPVTAFQQNCSLVWCDQTNEAALIDPGGEIPRLLAAVKERGLTLKAIWQTHAHIDHAGATGQLAREQGLPIIGPHPGDQFWIDGLPQQSQMFGFPQAEHFTPTRWLADGDTVQLGQETVQVRHCPGHTPGHVVFYSPTAQRAFVGDVLFAGSIGRTDFPQGNYEQLIASITQRLWPMGDETVFIPGHGPESSFGAERRSNPFVADAALRGR, encoded by the coding sequence ATGCTGCGCTATCAAACCCTGCCCGTCACCGCCTTCCAACAAAACTGCTCCCTGGTCTGGTGCGACCAGACGAACGAGGCCGCGCTGATCGACCCAGGGGGTGAGATCCCGCGCCTGCTGGCCGCTGTGAAGGAGCGTGGCTTGACGCTCAAGGCCATCTGGCAGACCCACGCCCACATCGACCATGCCGGCGCCACCGGCCAGCTGGCGCGCGAGCAAGGCCTGCCCATCATTGGCCCGCACCCGGGCGATCAGTTCTGGATCGACGGCCTGCCGCAGCAGAGCCAGATGTTTGGCTTCCCGCAGGCCGAGCACTTCACGCCCACGCGCTGGCTGGCCGATGGCGACACCGTGCAGCTGGGTCAAGAGACGGTGCAGGTGCGCCACTGCCCGGGCCACACGCCCGGCCATGTGGTGTTTTACAGCCCCACGGCGCAGCGTGCCTTTGTCGGCGATGTGCTGTTCGCCGGCTCGATCGGCCGCACCGATTTCCCGCAGGGCAATTACGAACAGCTGATCGCCTCCATCACCCAGCGCCTGTGGCCCATGGGGGATGAGACAGTCTTCATCCCCGGCCACGGGCCGGAGAGCAGCTTTGGCGCCGAGCGGCGCAGCAACCCTTTTGTGGCGGACGCGGCGCTGCGCGGGCGCTGA
- a CDS encoding DUF3224 domain-containing protein, with protein sequence MWTFHQSITRRLALAGCAALASSAAMPQELNAQGLFEIQLDPASTWGEGALQRRGFRKQYRGALEGEAVGEMLSAGHPRQGEAGYVALEVFRGRLHGRSGAFAVAQLGLLSQGLPELRAPILPGSGQGELLGIAGELRIRAEGGAHYYELIARLP encoded by the coding sequence ATGTGGACCTTCCATCAATCGATCACGCGGCGCCTGGCACTGGCCGGCTGTGCCGCGCTGGCCAGCTCAGCCGCCATGCCTCAAGAACTGAATGCACAAGGACTGTTCGAGATCCAGTTGGACCCAGCCAGCACCTGGGGCGAGGGCGCCCTGCAGCGTCGCGGCTTTCGCAAGCAGTATCGCGGCGCGCTGGAGGGGGAGGCCGTGGGCGAGATGCTGTCGGCCGGGCACCCGCGCCAGGGCGAGGCGGGCTATGTGGCCCTGGAGGTCTTCCGGGGCCGACTGCACGGCCGCAGCGGTGCCTTTGCCGTCGCCCAACTGGGCCTGCTGAGCCAGGGCCTGCCGGAGCTGCGCGCGCCCATCCTGCCCGGATCCGGCCAGGGCGAGCTGCTGGGCATTGCCGGGGAGCTGCGCATTCGCGCGGAGGGCGGAGCCCATTACTACGAGTTGATTGCGCGCCTGCCCTGA
- a CDS encoding M48 family metallopeptidase produces the protein MDTLHLEHAPSYGFGRCDCCGPAAAPQRRLFTGLLLAGASGAALAQREGVQVGERSKFTKLVPAEQVEQAAAMQYQQMVGEANQKRALLPANHPQVERLRFIAQRMLPFTEEWNPRARQWKWEVNVIASKELNAFCMPAGKIAFYYGILAQLQLSDDEVAAIMGHEIAHALREHARERMGKSTATRVGAGLLSSLLGLGNLGDAAMNMGAQLLTLKFSREDETEADLVGMELAARAGYDPAAGVTLWEKMGRAHKGAPPQWLSTHPAGKTRIQDIQKTTPQVAGLFARAPKPERRFPPAPASLG, from the coding sequence CAGCGACGCCTGTTCACCGGGCTGCTGCTGGCGGGCGCCAGCGGTGCCGCCTTGGCGCAGCGTGAGGGCGTGCAGGTGGGTGAGCGCAGCAAGTTCACCAAGCTGGTGCCGGCCGAGCAGGTTGAACAAGCCGCCGCCATGCAGTACCAGCAGATGGTGGGCGAGGCCAACCAGAAGCGCGCTTTGCTGCCTGCCAACCACCCCCAGGTGGAACGCCTGCGCTTCATTGCCCAACGCATGCTGCCTTTCACCGAGGAGTGGAACCCGCGTGCCCGGCAGTGGAAGTGGGAGGTCAATGTCATTGCCAGCAAGGAGCTGAATGCCTTTTGCATGCCGGCCGGCAAGATCGCCTTCTATTACGGCATCCTGGCCCAGCTGCAGCTCAGCGACGACGAGGTTGCCGCCATCATGGGGCACGAGATCGCCCACGCGCTGCGTGAACACGCCCGCGAGCGCATGGGCAAGTCCACGGCCACGCGCGTGGGCGCCGGCCTGCTCAGCAGCCTGTTGGGCCTGGGCAATCTGGGCGATGCGGCGATGAACATGGGCGCCCAGTTGCTGACCCTGAAGTTCAGCCGCGAGGACGAGACCGAGGCCGATCTGGTGGGCATGGAACTGGCCGCCCGCGCCGGCTACGACCCGGCAGCCGGCGTGACCTTGTGGGAAAAGATGGGCCGTGCCCACAAGGGCGCTCCGCCTCAGTGGCTCAGCACCCATCCGGCCGGCAAGACCCGTATCCAGGACATTCAAAAGACCACGCCCCAGGTGGCCGGCCTGTTCGCCCGCGCGCCCAAGCCCGAGCGGCGCTTTCCGCCCGCACCGGCGAGCCTGGGCTGA
- a CDS encoding YciI family protein, translating into MKTPLATLLALSLSLYTPHSAGEPNSAGDYLVLAEDAEGVDTQLMTLAQVHWDYMDRFADRLLFRGPLLSADGRRHAGSLHLIRAPSAAFAQRFALDEPYHRAGLFARVQVLRFHSHMAPLADVARAADARSPSAFVQAHWPARDCPTPPPSSLASPWWLLGFVLAADGRCEGMAGVLPLPPEAARATAAEWLLAQGLSTHTLRASRWRPGGRR; encoded by the coding sequence ATGAAGACCCCCCTCGCCACCTTGCTGGCGCTGTCCCTGTCGCTGTACACGCCCCACAGTGCCGGCGAGCCCAACAGCGCCGGCGACTACCTCGTGTTGGCCGAGGACGCCGAGGGCGTCGACACGCAGTTGATGACCCTGGCCCAGGTCCATTGGGACTACATGGACCGCTTCGCCGACCGCTTGCTGTTCCGCGGCCCCTTGCTCTCGGCCGACGGCCGGCGCCATGCCGGCAGCTTGCACCTGATCCGCGCCCCCAGCGCAGCGTTTGCCCAGCGCTTCGCGCTGGACGAGCCCTATCACCGGGCCGGTCTGTTCGCCCGTGTGCAAGTGCTGCGCTTCCACAGCCACATGGCGCCGCTCGCAGACGTCGCCCGTGCCGCCGACGCCCGCTCGCCCAGTGCCTTTGTGCAAGCCCACTGGCCGGCCCGGGACTGCCCGACGCCGCCACCCAGTTCCTTGGCCAGCCCTTGGTGGTTGCTGGGCTTCGTGCTCGCCGCTGACGGCCGCTGTGAGGGCATGGCCGGCGTGCTGCCCTTGCCCCCCGAAGCCGCACGGGCCACCGCCGCCGAATGGTTGCTGGCCCAGGGTCTGAGCACGCACACGCTGCGCGCCAGCCGCTGGCGGCCCGGCGGTCGGCGCTAG
- a CDS encoding ABC transporter substrate-binding protein: MRRRDLLASAALPLPAWASAAPERVLRVGTDIAEVGFDPPRVSDRTSVTINAHIFESPLTYDYLARPALLRPQTAAALPEASENFTRWVFTLQPGIFFADDPAFGGKPRELVAADYVYSIKRFFDPRIPTEHLFHFENAGILGLSELRQRALKAKTGLDYDAPVAGLRALDRYRFEIRLARPAPRFVQLFAVPGLTGALAREVVEHYDDELPAHPVGTGPFMLQRWRRGSQVRLVRNPRFREQHFDSLATDLNAEDQALLKRLQGRRLPLVDAVEVNVILEEQPRWLAFHGGEIDVLELPPTLAPAVMPGGRLAPYLAQRGVQARAQVDASVRHTFFNCEDPDIGGLQPERVALRRAIALAYDNTEELRSVFKGQGVPAQSMLVPAVYGFDATLRSAAGSGDMARARALLDTYGYRDVDRDGWREHPDGRSLTLRLAGLSDSRQRAINELWLKKMRLLGLRIVFEPGQFGELIKNSLAGTLQMWSYSWTTSQPDGDFFLALGYGPNAGQANDARLVLPAFDRAYEKQRALPDGPERLAAMRAANRLMLAYQPYLPHFHALRVDLSQPGVEGYRRHPFTRDWWRYTAKE, from the coding sequence ATGCGTCGCCGCGATCTGCTGGCCTCCGCGGCGCTGCCGCTGCCGGCTTGGGCCAGCGCGGCGCCCGAGCGCGTGCTGCGCGTGGGTACCGACATCGCCGAGGTGGGCTTTGACCCACCGCGCGTGTCCGACCGCACCTCGGTCACCATCAACGCGCACATTTTTGAGAGCCCGCTGACCTACGACTACCTGGCCCGCCCGGCCCTGCTGCGGCCACAGACGGCCGCCGCCCTGCCCGAGGCCAGCGAGAACTTCACACGCTGGGTCTTCACGCTGCAGCCCGGCATCTTCTTTGCGGATGACCCGGCCTTCGGCGGCAAGCCGCGCGAGCTGGTGGCGGCCGATTACGTCTACAGCATCAAGCGTTTTTTTGACCCGCGCATCCCCACCGAGCATCTGTTCCATTTCGAGAACGCCGGCATCCTGGGCCTGAGCGAACTGCGCCAGCGGGCGCTGAAGGCCAAGACCGGCCTGGACTACGACGCCCCGGTGGCGGGCTTGCGCGCGCTGGACCGCTATCGCTTTGAGATTCGCCTGGCACGCCCCGCGCCGCGCTTTGTGCAGCTCTTTGCGGTGCCGGGGCTCACCGGCGCGCTGGCGCGCGAGGTGGTCGAACACTACGACGACGAGTTGCCCGCTCACCCGGTGGGCACTGGCCCCTTCATGTTGCAGCGCTGGCGGCGCGGCTCGCAGGTGCGCCTGGTGCGCAACCCGCGCTTTCGCGAGCAGCATTTCGACAGCCTGGCCACCGATCTGAACGCCGAAGACCAGGCCCTGCTCAAGCGCTTGCAGGGCCGCCGCCTGCCCCTGGTGGACGCGGTGGAGGTCAATGTGATCCTGGAGGAGCAGCCGCGCTGGCTGGCCTTCCATGGCGGCGAGATCGATGTGCTGGAGCTGCCTCCCACCCTGGCTCCGGCGGTGATGCCCGGTGGCCGGCTGGCGCCCTATCTGGCGCAGCGCGGTGTGCAGGCGCGGGCCCAGGTGGATGCCAGCGTGCGCCACACCTTCTTCAACTGCGAGGACCCCGACATCGGCGGCCTGCAGCCGGAGCGCGTGGCGCTGCGCCGCGCCATCGCGCTGGCCTACGACAACACCGAGGAGTTGCGCAGCGTCTTCAAGGGTCAGGGTGTGCCGGCGCAGTCCATGCTGGTGCCGGCGGTCTATGGTTTCGATGCCACCCTGCGCAGCGCGGCCGGCAGTGGCGACATGGCCCGCGCCCGGGCGCTGCTGGACACCTATGGCTACCGCGATGTGGATCGCGATGGCTGGCGCGAACACCCCGATGGCCGCAGCCTGACCCTGCGCCTGGCGGGTCTGTCCGACAGCCGCCAGCGCGCCATCAACGAGCTGTGGCTGAAGAAGATGCGGCTTCTTGGCCTGCGCATCGTGTTCGAGCCCGGCCAATTCGGCGAGCTGATCAAGAACTCACTGGCCGGCACCTTGCAGATGTGGAGCTACAGCTGGACCACCAGCCAGCCCGACGGCGACTTCTTCCTGGCCCTGGGCTATGGCCCCAACGCCGGCCAGGCCAATGACGCCCGTCTGGTGCTGCCCGCTTTTGATCGCGCCTACGAAAAACAGCGCGCCCTGCCCGACGGCCCCGAGCGCCTGGCCGCCATGCGCGCGGCCAACCGCCTGATGCTGGCCTACCAGCCCTATCTGCCGCACTTCCATGCGCTGCGCGTGGACCTCAGTCAGCCTGGCGTGGAGGGCTACCGCCGCCACCCCTTCACGCGGGATTGGTGGCGGTATACGGCCAAGGAGTGA
- the lanM gene encoding type 2 lanthipeptide synthetase LanM, with the protein MHASTPSNDWLRALWARASTLDERLSGAFVPQAGAEDEAEQRWAAWLHLAAEDDPQRMARRLRFDGLQETEVRRLLGRVGPRPEQVLPPEFTLVAEALGPCEPAADTQLSTLRPQLPFAEVLAPWLLRAQQRLDAALAGQPVASVPALRLGCLRGLAARLCEFSGPSLAALLEAQRAAQPQGCYARVLQQAAQPDFWMEHAAMTRSMALAALHWVAASAELLLRWQADAPALEQRFGAAAAGQPVGLQTGLGDPHRGGREVARLDFASGLSLYYKPRPLSLDQAFAALLEQLRQEGAADDLQLPATLARADYGWVQGVVAQPVHEAAQVERYFERGGALLCLAHLLDITDIHSGNVIAVGEQPVLIDLETVCHQRARDLEEDYSDAELRARQTLAASVLGCGLLPDARQEGELWVELGGLSPGDGALTQARQSHWVDLGQDSMRREFQPLTVGDGAHQLMFQGRRVAVREQGAALQRGFERMARHAMARRQAWCAPGGVLSGFARCEARFIFRGTLVYTALLNRLNAPELCQEGVDRSLLMEALARPLLNREQAPSIWPLLAAERRAMAQGDVPHFHSPVDQAVLHLDGHAPISGYLMEAGMQRLVQRLQDFGEPDLRRELDFIASALLRPLDAAQPQADPASATPATPAELDAAALQRATQALGDELAARAIWGRDGSATWIQPRLVAEENRIGWQPLPPWLGEGVAGVALSLAYLEQGPEGQRFQALRRAAQRHLALGLTQLDEQPLGGISGAPSVAYALARIASLCGDRSALQLAGAVVQRIPLSALAADEVLDLAGGVAGTLLCLSSVREVAEAQGDVALAQACSLRIQACALRLEQAGAAGPIPTVAGKVLTGLSHGQSGFALALARLRPAETGPALQALGRAALEFERQAFEPGARNWRDLRPSASSPCACAWCHGAPGIGLVRAVLRAQGEPGVEQDLQHAARSTQAEPDAALDHLCCGNFGLVACGQDLAEALDDPHQQAQTRQRAARAIARAQAQGGYRTLAGSPSTLQSLGLFTGLAGIVYALLRLDRPDLPSVLRLQ; encoded by the coding sequence ATGCACGCCTCGACCCCTTCGAACGACTGGCTGCGCGCGCTCTGGGCCCGCGCCAGCACGCTGGATGAGCGCCTGAGCGGCGCCTTTGTGCCCCAGGCAGGCGCCGAAGACGAAGCCGAGCAACGCTGGGCCGCCTGGCTGCATCTGGCCGCCGAAGACGACCCCCAGCGCATGGCCCGTCGCCTGCGCTTTGACGGCCTGCAGGAGACCGAGGTGCGCCGCCTGCTGGGCCGCGTGGGGCCCCGCCCCGAGCAAGTTCTGCCCCCGGAGTTCACCCTGGTGGCCGAAGCCCTGGGTCCCTGCGAGCCTGCGGCGGACACGCAGCTGAGCACCTTGCGTCCGCAGCTGCCCTTTGCCGAGGTGTTGGCACCCTGGTTGCTGCGTGCCCAGCAGCGCCTGGACGCCGCGCTGGCCGGCCAGCCGGTCGCCTCCGTGCCCGCCCTGCGCCTCGGCTGCTTGCGCGGCCTGGCCGCACGCCTGTGCGAGTTCAGCGGCCCCAGCCTGGCGGCTTTGCTGGAAGCACAACGCGCCGCTCAGCCCCAGGGCTGCTACGCCCGCGTGCTGCAGCAGGCCGCCCAGCCCGACTTCTGGATGGAACACGCCGCCATGACCCGCTCCATGGCCCTGGCGGCCCTGCATTGGGTGGCGGCCAGCGCCGAGCTGCTGCTGCGCTGGCAGGCCGATGCCCCGGCCCTTGAGCAGCGCTTCGGGGCCGCTGCCGCGGGCCAGCCCGTGGGCCTGCAGACCGGCCTGGGCGACCCCCATCGCGGCGGCCGCGAGGTGGCCCGGTTGGACTTCGCCAGCGGCCTGTCGCTCTATTACAAGCCACGCCCTCTGAGCCTGGACCAGGCCTTTGCCGCCTTGCTCGAGCAACTGCGCCAAGAAGGCGCGGCCGACGACTTGCAGCTTCCTGCCACCTTGGCGCGCGCCGACTACGGCTGGGTGCAGGGCGTGGTGGCGCAGCCGGTGCACGAGGCCGCCCAGGTCGAGCGCTACTTCGAGCGCGGCGGGGCCCTGCTCTGCCTGGCCCATCTGCTGGACATCACCGACATCCACTCGGGCAACGTCATCGCCGTGGGCGAGCAGCCGGTGCTGATCGATCTGGAGACCGTCTGCCACCAGCGCGCCCGCGACCTGGAAGAGGACTACTCCGACGCCGAACTGCGGGCCCGCCAGACCCTGGCGGCCTCGGTGCTGGGCTGCGGCCTGCTGCCCGATGCGCGACAGGAGGGCGAGCTCTGGGTCGAACTGGGTGGGCTCTCGCCCGGTGACGGCGCGCTCACGCAAGCCCGCCAGTCGCACTGGGTCGATCTGGGTCAGGACAGCATGCGCCGCGAGTTCCAGCCCCTGACCGTGGGCGATGGCGCGCACCAGCTGATGTTCCAGGGCCGACGCGTGGCCGTGCGCGAACAGGGCGCTGCGCTGCAACGCGGCTTCGAGCGCATGGCCCGCCATGCCATGGCGCGGCGCCAAGCCTGGTGCGCGCCGGGCGGCGTGCTCAGCGGCTTTGCCCGCTGCGAGGCCCGCTTCATCTTTCGTGGCACCCTGGTCTACACCGCGCTTCTGAACCGCCTCAATGCCCCCGAACTCTGCCAAGAAGGCGTGGACCGCAGCCTGCTGATGGAGGCCCTGGCCCGCCCGCTGCTGAACCGCGAACAGGCACCCAGCATCTGGCCCCTGCTGGCCGCCGAACGCCGGGCCATGGCCCAGGGCGATGTGCCGCACTTCCACAGCCCGGTGGACCAGGCCGTGCTGCACCTCGACGGCCATGCGCCCATCAGCGGCTACCTGATGGAGGCCGGCATGCAGCGCCTGGTGCAACGCTTGCAGGATTTCGGCGAGCCCGACCTGCGCCGCGAGCTGGACTTCATCGCCAGCGCGCTGCTGCGCCCGCTCGACGCCGCGCAGCCCCAGGCTGACCCGGCATCCGCCACCCCTGCCACGCCCGCTGAACTGGACGCCGCCGCCCTGCAACGCGCCACCCAGGCCCTGGGTGACGAGCTGGCCGCACGCGCCATCTGGGGGCGCGACGGCTCCGCCACCTGGATCCAGCCGCGCCTGGTGGCCGAAGAGAACCGCATCGGCTGGCAGCCCCTGCCGCCCTGGCTGGGCGAAGGCGTGGCCGGCGTGGCGCTCAGCCTGGCCTATCTGGAGCAAGGGCCGGAGGGCCAGCGCTTCCAGGCCCTGCGCCGTGCCGCCCAGCGCCATCTGGCCCTGGGCCTGACGCAGCTGGACGAGCAGCCCCTGGGCGGCATCAGCGGCGCCCCCTCGGTGGCCTATGCGCTGGCGCGCATCGCCAGCCTGTGCGGCGACCGCAGTGCCCTGCAACTGGCCGGCGCCGTGGTGCAACGCATCCCCCTGAGCGCCCTGGCCGCCGACGAAGTGCTGGACCTGGCTGGCGGTGTGGCCGGCACCCTGCTGTGCCTGAGCAGCGTGCGCGAAGTAGCCGAGGCCCAGGGCGATGTAGCCCTGGCCCAAGCCTGCAGCCTGCGCATCCAGGCCTGTGCCCTGCGTCTGGAGCAGGCCGGCGCCGCCGGCCCCATCCCCACCGTGGCCGGCAAGGTGCTCACCGGCCTGTCCCATGGCCAGTCCGGCTTTGCCCTGGCCCTGGCGCGTCTGCGCCCCGCTGAAACCGGGCCGGCACTCCAGGCCCTGGGCCGGGCCGCGCTGGAATTCGAACGGCAGGCTTTTGAACCCGGCGCCCGCAACTGGCGCGATCTGCGCCCCAGCGCCAGCAGCCCCTGCGCCTGCGCCTGGTGCCATGGCGCCCCCGGCATCGGCCTGGTGCGCGCCGTGCTGCGCGCCCAGGGCGAGCCCGGTGTGGAGCAAGACCTGCAGCACGCCGCCCGCAGCACCCAGGCCGAGCCCGACGCCGCGCTGGACCATCTGTGCTGCGGCAACTTCGGTCTGGTGGCCTGCGGCCAAGACCTGGCCGAGGCCCTGGACGACCCACACCAGCAAGCCCAAACCCGCCAACGCGCCGCCCGCGCCATCGCCCGCGCCCAGGCCCAGGGCGGCTACCGCACCCTGGCCGGCAGCCCCAGCACCCTGCAAAGCCTGGGCCTGTTCACCGGCCTGGCCGGCATCGTCTACGCGCTGCTGCGACTGGACCGCCCCGACCTGCCCAGTGTGTTGCGGCTGCAATAA
- a CDS encoding AraC family transcriptional regulator, producing MDARALLSGPKGLRLRRYPASAELSPWIDFHWLIDWDLPPGQVEQQQVLPFPHPHLVFEAGATALHGVARGVYTRSMQGSGRVHGLRFFGLRSWLTQPLLAFSDSQTDASPCLDRPVPEAEAWVLQTQEDAEAVRRAEALLLPQRPPLDPWLPRLRALIDTVQQDPGLIRAQQLQAILGLSERALQRLFADYLGVTPKWLLQRARAQDAVQRLRAADCPPLAELALELGFHDQAHFTRSLHRLVGFTPQQLRRRGN from the coding sequence TTGGATGCGCGCGCCCTCTTGAGTGGCCCGAAGGGCCTGCGCCTGCGCCGCTATCCGGCCAGCGCCGAGCTCTCCCCGTGGATCGACTTCCATTGGCTGATCGACTGGGACTTGCCGCCGGGCCAGGTGGAGCAACAGCAGGTGCTGCCCTTTCCGCATCCGCATCTGGTCTTTGAGGCCGGCGCCACCGCCTTGCATGGCGTGGCGCGGGGGGTGTACACGCGCAGCATGCAGGGCAGCGGGCGCGTCCATGGTCTGCGCTTCTTTGGCCTGCGCAGCTGGCTCACGCAGCCCCTGCTGGCCTTCAGCGACAGCCAGACCGATGCTTCACCCTGCCTCGATCGTCCGGTTCCCGAGGCCGAGGCCTGGGTTCTGCAGACTCAGGAAGACGCCGAGGCCGTGCGCCGCGCCGAGGCCCTGCTGCTGCCGCAACGCCCACCCCTCGATCCCTGGCTGCCCCGGCTGCGGGCTTTGATCGACACCGTGCAGCAAGACCCAGGGCTGATCCGCGCGCAACAACTGCAGGCGATCTTGGGGCTTTCCGAGCGCGCGCTGCAGCGGCTGTTTGCCGACTACCTCGGGGTCACGCCGAAGTGGCTGCTGCAACGCGCCCGCGCCCAAGACGCGGTGCAGCGACTGCGCGCCGCAGATTGCCCACCCTTGGCCGAACTGGCGCTCGAACTGGGCTTTCATGACCAAGCGCATTTCACCCGCAGCCTGCACCGCTTGGTGGGCTTCACGCCGCAGCAACTGCGCCGCAGAGGCAACTGA
- a CDS encoding peptidase domain-containing ABC transporter, which translates to MNTTVPLLNGVSGAQRPWPRRIRPVLQMERADCGAACLSMALAAHGKHLPLAQIRTMLDGGRDGVTALDIVRTARSLGLDASGHAVPTAHLGELPRGSILHWEGGHFVLLLRADARGALILDPARGRCHVDATTLCASYSGTALVFSPGPGFVADGQPQRGGLLGLARLAWRSGQWAQIALACLALQALGLGLPLLTGALVDQVIPTANHDLARLLGLGALGLVLAHPLVGLLRGRLLLDLRERLDADLGRRLMGHLMRLPYGFFVRRTAGDLMMRLQANSVVRQVLSAALLSGLMDSSLLLSYALLLAWASPGMALAVAVLGALQLAIFLVTRRRRAELLSRSQSSQSARAEYESLLLANMETVKASGAERRVEAQWHALFDTALAIERQRGWMDAILEALSAALRTAGPLLLLFYGVDQVLKAQLSLGQMLSLNALAVGALAPIAGLAATVGQLGLLGAYMERINDVLQAPPEQQQGQALPSAPVLSGALSLRGVGFRFSPLREEVLQQIDLQVQPGSFVAVVGASGAGKSTLARLMAGLYLPSSGELRFDGHEIRSLDLGSLRRQVGVVSQRPELLGASLLDALRLSAPQATLEDVQAACRQAAIHDDIAALPMGYQTVLHSGGATFSGGQIQRLALARALVARPRILVLDEATSALDSLSERHIQTALATLRCTRIVLAHRLSTIRHADQIVVMEAGRIVEQGRHEELMQRQGHYARLMAAQNDTAAAPETGAP; encoded by the coding sequence ATGAACACGACCGTTCCCTTGCTGAATGGCGTGAGCGGGGCTCAACGCCCTTGGCCGCGCCGCATCCGCCCCGTGCTGCAGATGGAACGTGCCGACTGCGGCGCCGCCTGCCTGAGCATGGCCCTGGCCGCCCATGGAAAGCATCTGCCGCTGGCGCAGATCCGCACCATGTTGGATGGCGGTCGCGATGGCGTGACCGCCCTGGACATCGTGCGCACGGCGCGCAGCCTGGGCCTGGACGCCAGCGGCCACGCAGTGCCCACCGCCCATCTGGGCGAGCTGCCGCGCGGCAGCATCCTGCATTGGGAAGGCGGCCACTTCGTGCTGCTGCTGCGGGCCGACGCCCGTGGTGCCCTGATCCTCGATCCGGCGCGTGGGCGTTGCCATGTGGACGCCACCACGCTTTGCGCCTCCTATTCCGGCACGGCCCTGGTGTTCAGCCCCGGGCCGGGCTTTGTGGCCGACGGCCAGCCGCAGCGCGGCGGCCTGCTGGGCCTGGCGCGCCTGGCGTGGCGCTCCGGCCAGTGGGCGCAGATCGCACTGGCTTGCCTGGCCCTGCAGGCTCTGGGCCTGGGCCTGCCCTTGCTCACCGGGGCCTTGGTGGATCAGGTGATCCCCACTGCCAACCACGACCTGGCCCGCCTGCTGGGGCTGGGCGCACTGGGCCTGGTGCTCGCTCATCCGCTGGTCGGCCTGCTGCGCGGGCGCCTGCTGCTGGACCTGCGCGAACGCCTGGATGCCGACCTGGGCCGGCGCCTGATGGGCCATCTGATGCGCCTGCCCTATGGCTTCTTTGTGCGCCGCACGGCGGGCGATCTGATGATGCGCCTGCAGGCCAACTCGGTGGTGCGCCAAGTGCTGAGCGCGGCCCTGCTCTCCGGCCTGATGGACAGCAGCCTGCTGCTCAGCTACGCGCTGCTGCTGGCCTGGGCCTCGCCGGGCATGGCCCTGGCCGTGGCGGTGCTGGGCGCGTTGCAACTGGCGATCTTCCTGGTCACGCGGCGGCGCCGTGCGGAACTGCTGAGCCGTTCCCAGTCCAGCCAGTCGGCCCGCGCCGAGTACGAGTCCCTGCTGCTGGCCAATATGGAAACCGTCAAGGCATCGGGGGCCGAGCGGCGCGTCGAGGCGCAATGGCATGCGCTGTTCGACACCGCCCTGGCCATCGAGCGCCAACGCGGCTGGATGGACGCCATCCTGGAAGCCCTGAGCGCCGCATTGCGCACAGCCGGCCCTCTGCTGCTGCTGTTCTACGGCGTGGACCAAGTGCTCAAGGCCCAGCTCAGCCTGGGTCAGATGCTGAGCCTGAATGCGCTGGCCGTGGGGGCATTGGCGCCCATCGCCGGCCTGGCGGCCACGGTGGGCCAGCTCGGCCTGCTGGGGGCCTATATGGAACGCATCAACGATGTGCTGCAGGCACCGCCCGAGCAGCAGCAGGGCCAGGCTCTGCCCAGTGCGCCGGTCCTCAGCGGTGCGCTCAGCCTGCGCGGCGTGGGCTTTCGTTTCTCGCCGCTGCGTGAGGAGGTCTTGCAGCAGATCGATCTGCAGGTCCAGCCCGGCAGCTTTGTGGCCGTGGTCGGGGCCTCTGGGGCGGGCAAGTCCACCCTGGCACGCCTGATGGCGGGCCTTTATCTGCCCAGCAGCGGCGAGCTGCGCTTTGACGGCCACGAGATCCGCAGCCTGGACCTGGGCAGCCTGCGCCGCCAGGTGGGCGTGGTGTCGCAGCGGCCCGAGCTGCTGGGAGCCAGTCTGCTCGATGCCCTGCGACTGAGCGCCCCACAGGCCACGCTGGAAGACGTGCAAGCGGCCTGCCGCCAGGCGGCCATCCACGACGACATCGCCGCCCTGCCCATGGGCTACCAAACCGTGTTGCATAGCGGCGGCGCCACGTTCTCGGGCGGGCAGATCCAACGCCTGGCCCTGGCCCGCGCCCTGGTGGCCCGCCCGCGCATCCTGGTGCTGGACGAAGCCACCAGCGCCTTGGACAGCCTGTCCGAGCGCCATATCCAGACCGCCCTGGCCACCCTGCGCTGCACCCGCATCGTGCTGGCCCACCGCCTGAGCACCATCCGCCATGCGGACCAGATCGTGGTGATGGAAGCCGGGCGTATCGTCGAGCAGGGTCGGCATGAGGAGCTGATGCAACGCCAGGGCCACTACGCACGCCTGATGGCGGCCCAGAACGACACCGCTGCCGCCCCAGAAACCGGAGCTCCGTGA